Proteins encoded in a region of the Acipenser ruthenus chromosome 11, fAciRut3.2 maternal haplotype, whole genome shotgun sequence genome:
- the LOC117426939 gene encoding serine dehydratase-like isoform X2: MAVSTQAFHLLTPLLESLELSKLAGTTVYLKMDNAQPSGSFKIRGIGHLCQKVASTGCKGFVCSSGGNAGLATAFVAKKLGVPATIVVPSSSSDLVIHKLRDHGATVQVFGKVWDDANEEAHRLADSEGLQYIPPFDHPLIWEGHASIVKELKAYLPTKPGAIVVAVGGGGLLCGVVEGLKEVGWEDVPIVAMETKGADCLNAAMKAGKLVTLPDITSAAKCLGAKTVCTQAFEYAQQESIISEVISDLQALQAVERFLDEERVLVELACGAALSAVYSGVTRRLQEEGRLPTPLGPLVVIVCGGSSISLAQLQEYQRQIQG; the protein is encoded by the exons ATGGCAGTGAGCACTCAGGCTTTTCACTTGCTGACCCCCCTGCTGGAGAGTCTGGAGCTGTCCAAGTTGGCCGGGACCACAGTCTACCTCAAGATGGACAACGCCCAGCCCTCGGGGTCCTTCAAGATCAGGGGCATCGGTCACTTGTGTCAGAAG GTTGCCAGCACCGGGTGTAAAGGATTTGTGTGTTCCTCAG GGGGGAACGCTGGCTTAGCCACAGCCTTTGTTGCAAAGAAGCTGGGAGTTCCAGCTACCATCGTCGTCCCCAGCTCCTCTTCCGACCTCGTTATCCACAAGCTGAGGGACCACGGAGCCACGGTGCAGGTGTTCGGGAAG GTGTGGGATGATGCTAATGAGGAGGCGCACAGACTGGCTGACTCCGAGGGCTTGCAGTACATCCCCCCCTTCGACCATCCCCTTATCTG GGAAGGTCATGCCAGCATTGTGAAGGAACTCAAGGCCTACCTGCCGACCAAGCCTGGGGCAATAGTAGTGGCAGTAGGAGGAGGAGGGCTGCTCTGCGGGGTAGTGGAAGGCCTGAAGGAGGTGGGCTGGGAAGATGTGCCCatagttgccatggaaaccaaaGGGGCTGACTGCCTAAATGCAGCAATGAAAGCGGGGAAGTTGGTCACCCTTCCAGACATCACAAG tgcaGCGAAGTGCCTGGGAGCCAAGACTGTGTGTACACAAGCCTTTGAGTACGCCCAGCAGGAGAGCATCATCTCTGAGGTCATCAGCGACCTGCAGGCTCTGCAGGCTGTGGAGCGCTTTCTAG ATGAGGAGCGTGTTCTGGTGGAGCTGGCCTGTGGTGCAGCTCTGAGTGCAGTGTACAGCGGAGTGACCCGCCGGCTGCAGGAAGAGGGCCGGCTGCCAACTCCACTGGGCCCCCTGGTGGTCATCGTGTGTGGGGGGAGCAGCATCAGTCTGGCCCAGCTGCAGGAGTACCAGAGACAAATCCAGGGCTAG
- the LOC117426939 gene encoding L-serine dehydratase/L-threonine deaminase isoform X1: MEYTAMAVSTQAFHLLTPLLESLELSKLAGTTVYLKMDNAQPSGSFKIRGIGHLCQKVASTGCKGFVCSSGGNAGLATAFVAKKLGVPATIVVPSSSSDLVIHKLRDHGATVQVFGKVWDDANEEAHRLADSEGLQYIPPFDHPLIWEGHASIVKELKAYLPTKPGAIVVAVGGGGLLCGVVEGLKEVGWEDVPIVAMETKGADCLNAAMKAGKLVTLPDITSAAKCLGAKTVCTQAFEYAQQESIISEVISDLQALQAVERFLDEERVLVELACGAALSAVYSGVTRRLQEEGRLPTPLGPLVVIVCGGSSISLAQLQEYQRQIQG, translated from the exons ATGGAATACACAG CCATGGCAGTGAGCACTCAGGCTTTTCACTTGCTGACCCCCCTGCTGGAGAGTCTGGAGCTGTCCAAGTTGGCCGGGACCACAGTCTACCTCAAGATGGACAACGCCCAGCCCTCGGGGTCCTTCAAGATCAGGGGCATCGGTCACTTGTGTCAGAAG GTTGCCAGCACCGGGTGTAAAGGATTTGTGTGTTCCTCAG GGGGGAACGCTGGCTTAGCCACAGCCTTTGTTGCAAAGAAGCTGGGAGTTCCAGCTACCATCGTCGTCCCCAGCTCCTCTTCCGACCTCGTTATCCACAAGCTGAGGGACCACGGAGCCACGGTGCAGGTGTTCGGGAAG GTGTGGGATGATGCTAATGAGGAGGCGCACAGACTGGCTGACTCCGAGGGCTTGCAGTACATCCCCCCCTTCGACCATCCCCTTATCTG GGAAGGTCATGCCAGCATTGTGAAGGAACTCAAGGCCTACCTGCCGACCAAGCCTGGGGCAATAGTAGTGGCAGTAGGAGGAGGAGGGCTGCTCTGCGGGGTAGTGGAAGGCCTGAAGGAGGTGGGCTGGGAAGATGTGCCCatagttgccatggaaaccaaaGGGGCTGACTGCCTAAATGCAGCAATGAAAGCGGGGAAGTTGGTCACCCTTCCAGACATCACAAG tgcaGCGAAGTGCCTGGGAGCCAAGACTGTGTGTACACAAGCCTTTGAGTACGCCCAGCAGGAGAGCATCATCTCTGAGGTCATCAGCGACCTGCAGGCTCTGCAGGCTGTGGAGCGCTTTCTAG ATGAGGAGCGTGTTCTGGTGGAGCTGGCCTGTGGTGCAGCTCTGAGTGCAGTGTACAGCGGAGTGACCCGCCGGCTGCAGGAAGAGGGCCGGCTGCCAACTCCACTGGGCCCCCTGGTGGTCATCGTGTGTGGGGGGAGCAGCATCAGTCTGGCCCAGCTGCAGGAGTACCAGAGACAAATCCAGGGCTAG